GACGGGCCTGCAGTACTCCCCCAAGGAGAAAGAGAGCAAGTTCATCGCCGAGCACATGCCGATCATGCTGGACGGGGAGGCCACCGGCGACGACGAGGTGTCGGGCTACCGGGACCTCGAACGGATCGACACCAACTCCGCCCGTGGCGGGATGTGTCTGGTCTTCGCCGAGGGGATCGCCCTGAAGGCCCCGAAGATCCAGCGGTACACCCGGAACCTCGACGAAGTCGAGTGGCCCTGGCTCCAGGACCTCATCGACGGCACCATCGGCAAAGACGACGGCGACGAGGGAGAAGGTGAGGACGGCGAGGCGGCCGAGGAAGCGGAGGGCGACGACGAGGCCGAGGACGACGGTGAGGGCGACGAACCGGACGGCCCACCACGCGTCGACCCCTCGGAGAAGTTCCTGCGGGACCTGATCGCCGGCCGACCAGTCTTTACGCACCCGAGCGAACCCGGCGGCTTCCGGTTGCGCTACGGTCGCGCGCGCAACCACGGGTTCGCGACCGCGGGCGTCCACCCCGCCACGATGCATCTCGTCGACGACTTCCTCGCGACCGGGACCCAGATCAAGACCGAACGCCCCGGCAAGGCCGCGGGCGTCGTCCCCGTCGACACCATCGAGGGGCCGACGGTCAAACTCGCCAACGGCGACGTGCGCCGGATCGACGACCCCGAGGAGGCGCTGGAGGTCCGCAACGGCGTCGAGGCCATCCTCGACCTCGGGGAGTACCTCGTGAACTACGGCGAGTTCGTCGAGAACAACCACCCGCTGGCTCCGGCCAGCTACACCGTCGAGTGGTGGGAACAGGATTTCGCCGCCTCCGAGGCCGACGTGCAGGCGATGCGCGACTCGGTGCGGGTCGACCTCGACGATCCCAGCGCCGACGAGGCAATCGAGTGGGCGACCGAGTACGACGCCCCGATACATCCCAAATACACCTACTGCTGGCACGATATCTCGGTCGCGGAGTTCGAGCGGCTGGCGGGAGCGGTGACCGAGGGACGGGTCGCCGAGGCCGATGGCGCAGTTATGTCAGGGGATCGTAACGACGACCCCGCCGAGGGCGACCTGATCGTCCCTCGGCCCGAAGCCGAGGACGAAGACGTGTCCGGCGTCCTCGAAAGCCTCCTCGTGGAACACCACCAGTACGAGGACCGGCTGGTCGTCCCCGACTGGAGGCCGCTCGTCCGCTCGCTGGGTCTCACCGAACGTCTCGAACGGGAGTGGGGGCCCGACGACATCCCGACCGCGGCCCGCGAGTACGCCGACGGCGAGAACGCCATCCGCGCGGTCAACGCCGTCGCGCCCTTCGAGATTCGGGAACGCGCGCCGACCCGCATCGGCAACCGGATGGGTCGCCCCGAGAAGTCCGAATCCCGCGAACTCTCGCCGGCGGTCCACACGCTCTTCCCCATCGGGGAAGCCGGCGGGAGCCAGCGCGACGTGTCCAAGGCCGCCGACGCCGGCGACGCCGTCGAGGGCACGCAGGGCGACGTCGAGGTGCAGGTCGGCCGCCGGGAGTGTACCGACTGTGGCACCCGCACCTTCGAGGCCCGGTGTCCCGACTGCAACGGCGTCACCGACGCCGTCTACGTCTGCCGGGACTGCGACATCGAGGTCGAACCCGACCCCTCCGGTCGCGCGGAGTGTCACCGCTGTGAGAGCCTCGCCTCGCCCGTCCAGACCAAGACGATCAGCGTCCGCGAGCAGTTCCGCGACGCGCTCGACGAAGTCGGCCTCCGCGAGAACGCCTTCGACATCGTCAAAGGCGTTCAGGGGCTCTCCTCGAAGGAGAAAACGCCCGAACCGATCGAGAAGGGGATCCTGAGAGCGAAACACGGCGTCTCGGCGTTCAAGGACGGCACGGTCAGGTACGACATGACCGACCTGCCCGTCACCGCCGTCCGCCCCGCCGAACTCGACGTGAGCGCCGACCAGTTCCGGCAGCTCGGGTACGAGGAGGACATGCAGGGTGAACCCCTGCGCCACGACGATCAACTGGTCGAACTCAAGGTCCAGGACATCGTCCTCTCGAACGGCGCGGCCGAGCACATGCTCAAAACCGCGGACTTCGTCGACGACCTGCTGGAGAGCTACTACGGACTGGAACCGTTCTACGACGTCGACGACCGGCAGGAACTCGTCGGGGAGTTGGTCTTCGGGATGGCTCCGCACACGAGCGCGGCGACAGTTGGGCGAATTATCGGATTTACGTCAGCTGCTGTCGGATATGCGCATCCGTACTTCCACGCCGCGAAGCGTCGGAACTGTTTCCATCCCGAGACCGAAATCCGCTACGAGGACGGGAGTGGGCGACTTCGAGACGTATCCATAGAAGCGTTCGTCGAACGCCGACTCGACGACCCCGAAACCGACGGCTTCGGAGTCGAGTTCCAGGAGCTCGACGAGCGGGTTCCAGTTCAGTCGCTCGACGACGACGGCAACTGGGTTCGAAAGCGTGTCGAGGCGGTCTCGAAACACCCCGCACCCGACCACCTCGTCGAGATCGAAACCGAGGCCGGGCGGTCGATCACCGTCACGCCGGACCACGAGATGGTCCGATGGACGGGCGGTATCGAGTCCGTTCGCGCGCACGAACTCGAACCCGGCGACGCGATTCCGGTCGATGGAGGCGATCACGCGACACCTGCCACCACGACGCCCGAAGCGGTCGGTGACGGTGGCACGAACGTTGAAGTAGTAGACCGGGTCCAGTTCCGCCCGTCCGATGTCGAACACACGTACTGTCTCACGGTCGCTGATACGAACCGGGTCGTCGCGAACGGCATCCTCACCGGCCAGTGTGACGGCGACGAGGACTGTGTGATGCTCCTGCTCGATGGTCTCCTGAACTTCAGCAAGAAGTACCTGCCCGACAAGCGAGGCGGGAGTGTTGCAGAGGACTCCAGACTCGTCGCCGTCGATCCGGACGACAACGTTCGATTCCTGACCTTCGACGAGTTCTGGAACGAACTCGAATCGCCGCTGGAGGTCGACGGGAAGTTCCGAAAGCGGACCTGCTACGCCGAGGGCTGGGAAACGTACGCCTACGACGAAAATCACGAGGCGGCGCTGCAACCAATCGAGAAGGCGATCCGGTACCGGGCGGACGAGAACGAGTCGCTGGTCGAGATCGAGACACAGTTCGGGCGGTCACTCGAGATCACCGATCACCACAGCCTGTTCCGGTACGACGACGGAATTGAGGAAGTAGCCGGTGCTGACCTCGAAGAGGGTGATCTCGTCGTCGCGCCCCGCGAACTCGACGTCGAGGAAGAGCGGACGACCATCGACGTAGCCGAATGCGTTTCTGATCCGTACGTCGTCATCGACGATCACGTAGAGGACCTGCTGACGACGGCGTGGGAGACGACCGAGCGTGGGAGTCCGACCCATCAGGCGTTCAAATCGGGCCTCTCGTACCGCCTGAACAAAGGCAAGATTCCCTACGACCTGTTCGAAGAAATCCTCGACCGTGCTGGCTTCGAGGTCC
This Halorientalis sp. IM1011 DNA region includes the following protein-coding sequences:
- a CDS encoding DNA polymerase II large subunit; this translates as MREADERYFDRLEADLDDAFEVATAARERGGDPTKDVEIPTARDMADRVENILGIDGVAERVRDLEGEMSREEAALELVEDFVDGSVGDYDTDAGKIEGAVRTAVALLTEGVVAAPIEGIDRVEVLQNDDGTEFVNVYYAGPIRSAGGTAQALSVLVADYARSLLGMDEFKARKDEIGRYAEEVDLYDQETGLQYSPKEKESKFIAEHMPIMLDGEATGDDEVSGYRDLERIDTNSARGGMCLVFAEGIALKAPKIQRYTRNLDEVEWPWLQDLIDGTIGKDDGDEGEGEDGEAAEEAEGDDEAEDDGEGDEPDGPPRVDPSEKFLRDLIAGRPVFTHPSEPGGFRLRYGRARNHGFATAGVHPATMHLVDDFLATGTQIKTERPGKAAGVVPVDTIEGPTVKLANGDVRRIDDPEEALEVRNGVEAILDLGEYLVNYGEFVENNHPLAPASYTVEWWEQDFAASEADVQAMRDSVRVDLDDPSADEAIEWATEYDAPIHPKYTYCWHDISVAEFERLAGAVTEGRVAEADGAVMSGDRNDDPAEGDLIVPRPEAEDEDVSGVLESLLVEHHQYEDRLVVPDWRPLVRSLGLTERLEREWGPDDIPTAAREYADGENAIRAVNAVAPFEIRERAPTRIGNRMGRPEKSESRELSPAVHTLFPIGEAGGSQRDVSKAADAGDAVEGTQGDVEVQVGRRECTDCGTRTFEARCPDCNGVTDAVYVCRDCDIEVEPDPSGRAECHRCESLASPVQTKTISVREQFRDALDEVGLRENAFDIVKGVQGLSSKEKTPEPIEKGILRAKHGVSAFKDGTVRYDMTDLPVTAVRPAELDVSADQFRQLGYEEDMQGEPLRHDDQLVELKVQDIVLSNGAAEHMLKTADFVDDLLESYYGLEPFYDVDDRQELVGELVFGMAPHTSAATVGRIIGFTSAAVGYAHPYFHAAKRRNCFHPETEIRYEDGSGRLRDVSIEAFVERRLDDPETDGFGVEFQELDERVPVQSLDDDGNWVRKRVEAVSKHPAPDHLVEIETEAGRSITVTPDHEMVRWTGGIESVRAHELEPGDAIPVDGGDHATPATTTPEAVGDGGTNVEVVDRVQFRPSDVEHTYCLTVADTNRVVANGILTGQCDGDEDCVMLLLDGLLNFSKKYLPDKRGGSVAEDSRLVAVDPDDNVRFLTFDEFWNELESPLEVDGKFRKRTCYAEGWETYAYDENHEAALQPIEKAIRYRADENESLVEIETQFGRSLEITDHHSLFRYDDGIEEVAGADLEEGDLVVAPRELDVEEERTTIDVAECVSDPYVVIDDHVEDLLTTAWETTERGSPTHQAFKSGLSYRLNKGKIPYDLFEEILDRAGFEVPRDVQIGLEGSSDGVSRLVDVDEDFAWLLGLFVAEGTTSSVCPAIHNADEELVDRAAEIIENTLGHEPGRRWSNRTYELRFPAVFRDVLYELGFEDADSYDSSEKVVPDCILDAPREVILPFLQGFVAGDGSDKTDDNVTTVAFYTTSDDVKDGIVFLLHRLGLVANISEQTDREGNRQDIHTITVSGGATDNPLHRILDGEEPYHPKSLVVSIPDALMEVREMDIEGIKQLIPKYLKRRDNISLEKLREVVRELESRDLPDAAVARLDDIRPLVDGDLSYLRVENVDRIDYDGYLYDLQVGGDPIFTANWLYAHNSMDAPLVMSSRIDPTEIDDEAHNMDVMDQYPREFYEATREMADPEDVEDIMTIAEENLGTDREYTDFRHSHDTSNIALGPDLSAYKTLDDMMKKMNAQLELSRKLRAVDETDVAERVIEYHFLPDIIGNLRAFSQQETRCLDCGEKYRRVPLTGDCRKCGGDMTLTVHHGSVNKYIDTALEVAEEYGAREYTKQRLEILDKSIQRIFENDNNKQSGIGDFM